The following are encoded in a window of Chaetodon auriga isolate fChaAug3 chromosome 24, fChaAug3.hap1, whole genome shotgun sequence genomic DNA:
- the sf1 gene encoding splicing factor 1 isoform X1, whose translation MATGANATPLGKLHPSIGAKRGFDAGPGAGNGLMPTPGPPASFPSLQGFQPAMPSASFPSHQFNPATSFSAQVQQPAAGGGMAKPDFNQKKQRKKSRWSSETPDQKTVIPGMPTVIPPGLTRDQERAYIVQLQIEDLTRKLRTGDLGIPVNPEDRSPSPEPIYNSEGKRLNTREYRTRKKIEEERHSLITEMVGLNPDFKPPADYKPPATRVNDKVMIPQDEYPEINFVGLLIGPRGNTLKNIEKECCAKIMIRGKGSVKEGKVGRKDGQMLPGEDEPLHALVTANTMENVKKAVEQIRNILKQGIETPEDQNDLRKMQLRELARLNGTLREDDNRILRPWQNTEPRSITNTTLCTKCGGAGHISSDCKYTSSFAAHRATGGEPPQSAQDKARMDKEYLSLMAELGEAPVPTSGGHSSTQGGVPRASGPNNNQPPPQNRPPWMSSGPTENRNFHGMHGGPGGHGGPHNFPPPMPNIGGPPMPPNPNSLPPPWMQPPPPPMGQGPGPHGHPMGLLPPPMGMMPPPPPPPSNQPPPPPSGPLPPWQQQAPPPPPTSSMATSTPLPWQQNTTTTSSPGTGTLPPWQQPQQPAASGAQPPPPMGTPSMVPPPPGVQPPLPPGAPPPPPPPPPGSTGMMYAPPPPPPPMDPSNFVTMMGMGVPGMPPFGMPPAPPPPPPQN comes from the exons ATGGCCACGGGAGCGAACGCAACTCCTTTAGGGAAGTTGCATCCCAGTATTGGCGCTAAACGAGGATTTGACGCCGGGCCTGGTGCGGGGAACGGGTTGATGCCAACGCCAGGGCCGCCTGCATCCTTTCCTTCGCTACAAGGTTTCCAGCCCGCGATGCCTAGCGCATCTTTTCCGTCACACCAGTTCAATCCAGCGACAAGTTTTTCGGCCCAGGTACAACAGCCAGCTGCGGGGGGCGGAATGGCTAAACCAG ATTTCAATCAGaagaaacaaaggaagaaaagtcGTTGGAGCAGCGAGACGCCTGATCAGAAAACAGTCATACCGGGCATGCCCACTGTCATTCCCCCCGGACTGACGCGGGACCAGGAGAGAGCTTATATAG TCCAACTGCAGATTGAAGACCTGACTCGTAAACTGCGTACAGGAGACCTGGGAATCCCTGTTAACCCTGAGGACAG GTCTCCCTCTCCAGAGCCCATCTACAACAGCGAGGGCAAGAGGTTGAACACCCGTGAGTATCGCACACGAAAGAAGATCGAGGAGGAGCGTCATTCCCTCATCACTGAGATGGTCGGACTCAACCCAGACTTCAAGCCTCCTGCAGACTATAA GCCTCCAGCCACTAGAGTCAACGACAAAGTTATGATCCCTCAAGATGAATATCCTGAAATCAACTTCGTTGGTCTGCTGATTGGGCCACG TGGTAATACACTGAAGAACATTGAAAAGGAGTGTTGTGCCAAGATCATGATCCGAGGTAAAGGCTCTGTGAAGGAGGGGAAGGTTGGCCGAAAGGATGGACAGATGCTGCCAGGAGAAGATGAGCCCCTGCATGCGCTGGTCACTGCCAACACGATGGAGAACGTCAAGAAAGCTGTGGAGCAG ATTCGCAACATTCTGAAACAAGGCATAGAGACACCTGAGGACCAGAACGACTTACGAAAGATGCAGCTGAGGGAGCTGGCCAGACTCAACGGCACGCTGAGGGAAGACGACAACAG AATCCTTCGTCCTTGGCAGAACACTGAGCCACGCAGTATCACCAACACCACCCTATGTACCAAGTGTGGTGGAGCAGGCCACATCTCCTCTGACTGCAAGTACACCAG CTCATTCGCTGCCCACAGAGCGACAGGTGGCGAGCCTCCTCAGTCGGCTCAGGACAAGGCTCGTATGGACAAGGAGTATCTGTCCCTCATGGCTGAGCTAGGAGAGGCACCAGTTCCAACCTCAGGAGGACACTCCAGCACCCAGGGAGGAGTGCCTCGGGCCTCAGGACCCAACAACAACCAGCCACCACCG CAGAACCGGCCTCCTTGGATGAGTTCTGGTCCGACTGAGAACAGGAACTTCCATGGCATGCATGGAGGGCCCGGAGGCCATGGAGGACCCCACAACTTCCCTCCCCCAATGCCCAACATAGGAGGCCCCCCGATGCCGCCCAACCCCAACAGCCTGCCTCCCCCCTGGatgcagccccctcctcctcccatggGCCAGGGTCCAGGACCTCACGGACATCCCATGG GTCTGCTGCCACCTCCGATGGGCATGatgccgcctcctcctcctcccccaagCAACCAGCCGCCTCCTCCCCCTTCTGGACCTCTGCCACCATGGCAGCAGCAGgccccacctccccctccaaCCAGTAGCATGGCAACCAGTACACcgctgccatggcaacaga ATACAACCACCACGTCCAGCCCCGGCACCGGCACCCTGCCTCCATGgcagcagccccagcagccTGCGGCCTCTGGAGCACAGCCCCCACCACCCATGGGTACCCCATCCATGGTGCCACCTCCTCCTGGCGTCCAGCCCCCATTGCCCCCAGGcgcccctcctccaccccctccaccacctccaggcTCAACCGGCATGATGTATGCCCCACCGCCACCCCCGCCACCCATGGACCCTTCCAATTTTGTCACCATGATGGGGATGGGCGTACCAGGCATGCCCCCCTTCGGCATGCCCCCTGcgcccccacctcctccaccccagAATTAA
- the sf1 gene encoding splicing factor 1 isoform X2: MATGANATPLGKLHPSIGAKRGFDAGPGAGNGLMPTPGPPASFPSLQGFQPAMPSASFPSHQFNPATSFSAQVQQPAAGGGMAKPDFNQKKQRKKSRWSSETPDQKTVIPGMPTVIPPGLTRDQERAYIVQLQIEDLTRKLRTGDLGIPVNPEDRSPSPEPIYNSEGKRLNTREYRTRKKIEEERHSLITEMVGLNPDFKPPADYKPPATRVNDKVMIPQDEYPEINFVGLLIGPRGNTLKNIEKECCAKIMIRGKGSVKEGKVGRKDGQMLPGEDEPLHALVTANTMENVKKAVEQIRNILKQGIETPEDQNDLRKMQLRELARLNGTLREDDNRILRPWQNTEPRSITNTTLCTKCGGAGHISSDCKYTSSFAAHRATGGEPPQSAQDKARMDKEYLSLMAELGEAPVPTSGGHSSTQGGVPRASGPNNNQPPPNRPPWMSSGPTENRNFHGMHGGPGGHGGPHNFPPPMPNIGGPPMPPNPNSLPPPWMQPPPPPMGQGPGPHGHPMGLLPPPMGMMPPPPPPPSNQPPPPPSGPLPPWQQQAPPPPPTSSMATSTPLPWQQNTTTTSSPGTGTLPPWQQPQQPAASGAQPPPPMGTPSMVPPPPGVQPPLPPGAPPPPPPPPPGSTGMMYAPPPPPPPMDPSNFVTMMGMGVPGMPPFGMPPAPPPPPPQN, from the exons ATGGCCACGGGAGCGAACGCAACTCCTTTAGGGAAGTTGCATCCCAGTATTGGCGCTAAACGAGGATTTGACGCCGGGCCTGGTGCGGGGAACGGGTTGATGCCAACGCCAGGGCCGCCTGCATCCTTTCCTTCGCTACAAGGTTTCCAGCCCGCGATGCCTAGCGCATCTTTTCCGTCACACCAGTTCAATCCAGCGACAAGTTTTTCGGCCCAGGTACAACAGCCAGCTGCGGGGGGCGGAATGGCTAAACCAG ATTTCAATCAGaagaaacaaaggaagaaaagtcGTTGGAGCAGCGAGACGCCTGATCAGAAAACAGTCATACCGGGCATGCCCACTGTCATTCCCCCCGGACTGACGCGGGACCAGGAGAGAGCTTATATAG TCCAACTGCAGATTGAAGACCTGACTCGTAAACTGCGTACAGGAGACCTGGGAATCCCTGTTAACCCTGAGGACAG GTCTCCCTCTCCAGAGCCCATCTACAACAGCGAGGGCAAGAGGTTGAACACCCGTGAGTATCGCACACGAAAGAAGATCGAGGAGGAGCGTCATTCCCTCATCACTGAGATGGTCGGACTCAACCCAGACTTCAAGCCTCCTGCAGACTATAA GCCTCCAGCCACTAGAGTCAACGACAAAGTTATGATCCCTCAAGATGAATATCCTGAAATCAACTTCGTTGGTCTGCTGATTGGGCCACG TGGTAATACACTGAAGAACATTGAAAAGGAGTGTTGTGCCAAGATCATGATCCGAGGTAAAGGCTCTGTGAAGGAGGGGAAGGTTGGCCGAAAGGATGGACAGATGCTGCCAGGAGAAGATGAGCCCCTGCATGCGCTGGTCACTGCCAACACGATGGAGAACGTCAAGAAAGCTGTGGAGCAG ATTCGCAACATTCTGAAACAAGGCATAGAGACACCTGAGGACCAGAACGACTTACGAAAGATGCAGCTGAGGGAGCTGGCCAGACTCAACGGCACGCTGAGGGAAGACGACAACAG AATCCTTCGTCCTTGGCAGAACACTGAGCCACGCAGTATCACCAACACCACCCTATGTACCAAGTGTGGTGGAGCAGGCCACATCTCCTCTGACTGCAAGTACACCAG CTCATTCGCTGCCCACAGAGCGACAGGTGGCGAGCCTCCTCAGTCGGCTCAGGACAAGGCTCGTATGGACAAGGAGTATCTGTCCCTCATGGCTGAGCTAGGAGAGGCACCAGTTCCAACCTCAGGAGGACACTCCAGCACCCAGGGAGGAGTGCCTCGGGCCTCAGGACCCAACAACAACCAGCCACCACCG AACCGGCCTCCTTGGATGAGTTCTGGTCCGACTGAGAACAGGAACTTCCATGGCATGCATGGAGGGCCCGGAGGCCATGGAGGACCCCACAACTTCCCTCCCCCAATGCCCAACATAGGAGGCCCCCCGATGCCGCCCAACCCCAACAGCCTGCCTCCCCCCTGGatgcagccccctcctcctcccatggGCCAGGGTCCAGGACCTCACGGACATCCCATGG GTCTGCTGCCACCTCCGATGGGCATGatgccgcctcctcctcctcccccaagCAACCAGCCGCCTCCTCCCCCTTCTGGACCTCTGCCACCATGGCAGCAGCAGgccccacctccccctccaaCCAGTAGCATGGCAACCAGTACACcgctgccatggcaacaga ATACAACCACCACGTCCAGCCCCGGCACCGGCACCCTGCCTCCATGgcagcagccccagcagccTGCGGCCTCTGGAGCACAGCCCCCACCACCCATGGGTACCCCATCCATGGTGCCACCTCCTCCTGGCGTCCAGCCCCCATTGCCCCCAGGcgcccctcctccaccccctccaccacctccaggcTCAACCGGCATGATGTATGCCCCACCGCCACCCCCGCCACCCATGGACCCTTCCAATTTTGTCACCATGATGGGGATGGGCGTACCAGGCATGCCCCCCTTCGGCATGCCCCCTGcgcccccacctcctccaccccagAATTAA
- the rbm4.1 gene encoding RNA-binding protein 4.1 — MVKIFIGNLSPDTTSDELRSLFSQYGKIAECTIVKNFGFVHMDDKAEAEEAIRNLHHYELNGQPMNVELSRGKSRGSTKLHVGNIACTNQELRAKFEEFGAVLECDIVKNYAFVHMERMEDAMEAISQLDNTAFKGKLMSVKLSTSRLRTAPGMGDRSGCYRCGQEGHWSKECPLDQNGYHRNGSEPKSDGYDASRFGGRGRSRGYHPDFSGDPDYGGGYAPVHGFSRGSGHSNNMAGYRRGAGYESAMRYGPHPGYGISAVAEHSMARMYGSEAAYRSNGSLYGAVPAYPMRRSPYEERDPYGVVDYYEKYRANSYGGSYFEERRAVPLPGPSASTSTALMRERLPPSSLDPYECPLPPPPAPVSSYYTRDRSPIRRVPAEADGYAYERSRLSPVPTLPRSSTYEHPRDPGTERARFTY, encoded by the exons ATGGTGAAAATATTCATTGGGAACTTGTCACCAGACACCACATCAGATGAGCTTCGCTCTCTCTTCTCCCAGTATGGCAAGATTGCAGAATGCACTATTGTCAAGAACTTTGGCTTTGTGCACATGGATGACAAAGCTGAGGCAGAAGAAGCCATCCGCAACCTCCACCATTATGAGCTTAATGGCCAGCCCATGAATGTGGAATTGAGCCGCGGCAAGTCAAGAGGATCCACTAAACTACATGTTGGCAACATTGCCTGTACCAACCAGGAGCTGAGGGCCAAGTTTGAAGAGTTTGGTGCTGTGTTGGAGTGTGACATAGTAAAAAACTATGCTTTCGTTCACATGGAGCGAATGGAAGATGCCATGGAGGCCATTAGTCAGTTAGACAACACAGCTTTTAAAG gcAAACTGATGAGCGTGAAGCTTTCGACTAGCCGCCTGCGTACTGCGCCGGGAATGGGAGACAGATCGGGTTGTTATCGTTGCGGGCAGGAAGGTCACTGGTCCAAAGAATGCCCTCTAGACCAAAATGGCTACCACAGAAACGGCTCAGAGCCAAAGTCTGATGGATATGATGCCTCGAGATTTGGCGGGCGTGGTCGCAGCAGGGGTTATCATCCGGACTTCAGTGGCGATCCAGATTATGGTGGCGGCTATGCTCCAGTACATGGTTTTTCCCGGGGTTCTGGTCACAGCAACAACATGGCAGGGTACAGAAGGGGCGCAGGCTACGAGAGCGCAATGAGGTATGGGCCGCACCCAGGTTACGGCATAAGCGCTGTTGCTGAACATAGCATGGCTCGGATGTATGGCAGCGAGGCGGCATACAGGAGCAACGGCTCACTCTATGGCGCGGTACCAGCCTACCCGATGCGACGGTCGCCTTACGAGGAAAGGGATCCGTACGGGGTCGTGGACTACTACGAGAAGTACAGGGCCAATTCTTACGGAGGCAGTTATTTCGAAGAACGTCGCGCTGTCCCCTTGCCTGGTCCATCAGCATCGACCTCTACAGCTTTAATGAGGGAACGTCTGCCCCCCTCTAGCCTCGACCCATACGAGtgcccccttcctcctccaccagccccAGTCTCCTCATACTATACACGTGACCGGAGTCCGATTCGGAGAGTCCCTGCCGAGGCAGATGGATATGCATATGAGCGTTCGCGCCTTTCCCCGGTGCCCACCCTCCCAAGAAGTTCTACCTATGAACATCCGCGGGATCCCGGCACGGAGCGGGCACGATTTACATACTAA